The DNA window TAGCAGTAGCTGCTGCAGAAACTTTGTTAAAATCCCATCCGGGTATTTCACTGTTGATGTTGAGCAGCGCATTTGCCGTGCTCACGGGAGAGATACCCACTTTAGCGTAAACTACTTCGCCCTTTGTGGTAACAAAGCTTAGCGCACCTTTTACCTTCTTACCTGTAAGCATGGTGCCTTTGACGAGGGCTGTACTGTCGTAAACCGCAAAGTTGTTGATGGCTTTGGAGAAAACGGCTGTGAAGTAAATGCGCTGATCGCGTGCCCAGCCGCGTGAGTAACGATAACCCTCAATGGTGTGGTCATTCACTTGTTTTATATAGGTTTCCGTAGCGCGGTCGGCAATGCCTTCTGCAAGATCTATAATGATGTGCGCATCAGCAGCCTGCGGGAAAGTATACTTGTGCATTCCTACGCGGCTTGTTGCGGTAAGTTCTGCCTTGATGCCATAGCGCTTAAGCTTTACACTATAGTAGCCGGGACGGATCACCTCATCCTGGTGACTGAACAAAGAGAAATAGCCATTCTGCGGATCTTTTAACGTTCCCTTGCTCACGATCACCTGGCCGGTCGTTGGCATAAAAGAAACATCGCCCAGGTCGCCGATACCGGTGCCGCTCAGGTGCGTGTGCTGAAAGCCAACTATGGTAGAATCGGACACATGATAACCCGAACACCAATCCCAGCCCTGCGACAATTGTGTTGGCCCAAGCTGTACTGCGCCAAAAGGCAGGTTTGCCCCAACAAATACGTGACCGTGAAAGCCGGTGCCTATTGTTTGGTCTACATAGCGCGTAAGGTCAGTGTTAGCCGTAGCTTTTTTTACCTGTGCCGATACCTGGTTACTTAAAAACGCGAGTGCTATAAATGCTATAAGCTTGTTCTTCATTGGAGTGCTAAAATGTTCTACCGTACGCCTAATTCTGCTATGCTGATGCCTTCACCGCTGATTAGTTTGGAAGCTGTAAATTTAATATATCTGGCTTTTACGGCAGCGCGCAAAGGTACAACCTGTTCTACAGGGTTCGATTTGATGTTTGAAAATTCGCCGGTAGCCACGTCCTGCCAGGTATTGCTATCAGTACTTACGGCAAAGGTGTAGCCGGTAACCATTCCGGAAGTATTTTTGTCCTGCCTTGGTAGGTAGGTAAATGAACTGATATTACGCTCTTCTCCCATATCTACAACAAACGTGTTTGATGGAGCGGTAACGTAACTACTTTCGTTTTCGTCGATAGCGGCGGCTGCATTATCTGCTTTGGTTATTGCCTGCCATTTTTCTTTTGCAAAGCCGAACCGGGCTACGGTGCTTTCGCTCTTGCCTGTCCCTTCAAATGCGGCGGCCCTTACCTCGCCGCCGGCAGTCAACATAAAAGGTTTATTAAAAACATTGGATGAAATAGTTGGCGCAGAACCATCTGTTGTATAATGGATGCTGCTCACCGGTGCCTCGGTGTAGATGTTTACTTCGCCCTGCTTGTTACGCCTAATCACAGGTGCGACTAAATGTACAGGCTCTTTAAACAGGCCGAAGTCGCTTATTGCAACTGCCACAGGCGATTTGGTGATCCTCAGCCTTAATTTACTTGTAGTAATGTTGTAGGGTAAGCGCACCAACCGGTTAGCACCAATGCTGGGCACCGCTGCAATTTCTTTCCAGGCGCCGTTAATCCATGCGTCGAAGGCTGCGCCCTCTATCCGCTGGCCGAGTTTTATGTTTTCGCGTATGCGGATTACATTGAATGTTTTTGCGGTACGGAGGTCAATCTCCAATGTCGGCGTGGTAACTTTGTCATCCGTAGCCCAGTAGCTGTAGCGGCTGTTGTCAGTCAAAAACGTTGTGCCAAATTTAGCAGCACTGTTGCCGCGTACATTACTTGGCTTAAACGCTGCGCCTTTTGCCAGGTTAACGGCAAATGTCGCTTTTATAATGCCGCCGAAATCTTTAAGTATCTTAACGTCTTCGTTAGCTATTACACCATCTTTATTTGGCGACAGGCCAAGATCCAGGCAGGCGCCGCGGCCAACGCTCTTGTAATACAGGTCTGCCAGCGTATAAGCCGAGCGTGATTGCCCATCCTGCGATTCGTGATAGAACCAACCGCGGCGTAAGGGTACATCACATTCGGCAGGCATCCAGTACTTACCGTTTCGTGTGCCTTCAGTTCCCTCGTAATCTTTAACAAAACCGTTTGCAGGTACCTTGCCTTCTTCCGGTGCGTGCGGCGTGTAGGTTGCCCAATAAGTTTCACCAGCGTGACCTTCTTCATTACCCACCCAGCGTACATCAGGACCAACATCGCCGAATATAGACGCGCCCGGCTGCATTTTACGGGTAATGCCCCAGGTGGTGTCCCAGCCATAGTAGGTAGAGCGGTCTATCTTGCGCACCTCACGTGTGCCGCCGTAGTAACCGTCGCCGCCGTTGGCGCCGTCATGCCACGACATAAACAACGGGCCATAGTTTTTGTACAGTTCACGCAGTTGCTCGCGGTAAACTTTAGTTACATATTCGGGCTTGCCGTATAACGGGTTGTTCCTGTCCCACGGAGAGCAGTAAACGGCCATTTTCATGCCTAACTTGTTGCAGGCTTCTTGGTATTCCTTCAAGATGTCGCCTTTGCCGTTCTTGTAAGGGCTTTTGCTAATGTTGTGATCTGTAGTTTTTGTTGGCCACAGGCAAAAGCCGTCATGGTGTTTTGCTACTACAACAATACCCTTAAAACCGCCTGCTTTAGCAGCGCTCACTATCTGCATAGCGCTAAAGTTCTTGGGGTTGAATATGGCAGGATCTTCGTCGCCAAAGCCCCACTCTTTATCTGTATAAGTGGCCATGCTGAAATGCACTATGCAGTACATATCCGTTTCCTGCCATTTTAGCTGGCGTTGTGTTGGTAATACGCCATAAGGCTTTGGCGCCTGCTGCGCCGTTACGTTTAAACCAGCCGTCAGCAGAGCGGCAAATAAAAGACTTTTCTTCATTTGGTTAGTGTTGAAACCATGTTGACGGAACCGGCGCCGGCGCGCTGCCATTTACGCTATATTTTAATCCTAATGCAAAGCCACCTCCACCTTCAATAAAGTCGAGCGAGAAGGGCTGCAGACCTTTACTCAAGGCTACCTGGCCGTTCTTTTCAATTGCAGAGTGGTTGCCGTCGTTATCTACCACCATACGGTCGGCTATTTTTAGCACGCCGCCATCGTCGCAATTAAGATAAAAGGTATAAACGCCGGTTGAGGGTACATTGATGTAGCCCCGGTAGGTTATGGCAAATGACGGCGCGGTAACGGATGACGGTACTGCGATGGTGTTTGTAGTAAAGGTACTATCCGGCTTAGCCTTGCTGATAAGGCTGGTCTGTTTAAAGAAGGCCTTGTAATAAGTAGCTGTTAAACCGGGAACCGTTGCTGCGGCATTTTGTGCTGCGGCGTAAGGTTGCTTTTTGTAATTGAGGGTGTAAATATCGCCGCGTGAGCCTGATGGTGTAAAGGCTGCCACCTTTATGGTTTGCGGAGCTGTGATGATCAACTGATTGTTAAGGATGCGTGATGATGCCAAAGGCAGACTGCCATCTGTAGTATACCGTAGCTGCATTTCCTCCATTGGCTTTTTGATGCTCAATGTGTCTTTATCGGTAAATACATTTTCAGTAACCATGTTCGGCAGATCAGGCAAGCGGTAATGTACGTTAAGCTTATCTAATCGTTTGTAATGGATGGCAAGGCGCTTCAGATAGGAGTCATATCTGTCCGTATTGCTCGTCCATAGCCTTTCTGCAAGCGCGGTCATTCTTGGCATGTACATGTAATCGGCCCTTTGCTCGGTTGGGATGCGCTCACTCCAAAGGTTGGCCTGTGCGCCAATTATCGCTTTTGCTTCCTGCGCGTTCAACTTGGCAGGGATAGGGTTAAAATAATATACTTTTGAAACGGAATACTGGTCGGGCTGATTATCAAAATACAATGGCTCGCCAGGTGTCATAATCACCGTATTGCCGTTCTTAGCTGCCTTTACAGGTGCATCGGGCACCCAGCCCCGCCAGTACATGATAATAGCTGTCGGACTGATGCCGCCTTCAATTATCTCATCCCAGCCGATCAATTTGCGGCCTTTGGAATTGAAGTATTTCTCCATCCTGTTGATAAAATAGCTGTGCAGCCCGGGCAGATCTTTAATGCCCTCTTTTGCCATAAAGGCTTTTACCGCGTCGGATTTAGCCCAGTCGGTACGATCAACCTCATCGCCTCCAATGTGGATGTATTTGGATGGGAAAATAGCCATAATCTCATCGTATACATTCTGCGCAAACTCGTAAGTGCTCTCGTTTGCCGGGCAGATGGGTTTGGAGAACAGCTCGCCAAACTTGTTTTCGCCATTGCAGGTAAGGAAAGGGTAGGAGTTGATAGCCGCCATCATGTGACCGGGCATGTCTATTTCCGGAATAATATCGATGTGTTTTGCCGCTGCGTAGGCTACAAGGTCTTTTAGCTGTTGTTGCGTATAGAAGCCACCGTAAAGTGTTTTCCCGTTCTTATGGATGATGTGTTTCGGGTCGATCGCAAAATCAGGATTGTCTTTTGCCAGTTTCATGCAAGCCGAGTCCTGATTGTTGAAAGTTCTCCAGGCTCCTTCAGAGGTAAGCTTGGGGTATTTTTTGATCTCTACGCGCCAGCCCTGATCATCTGTAAGGTGTAAATGAAACTTGTTCATTTTATAGAGTGCCATTACGTCAATGAACTTGCGCAGGTAGTTTATGGAGAAAAAATGGCGGGAAACATCCAGGTGCATGCCACGCCAGGCGTAAGCAGGTTGGTCTGTAATGGTTAAAGATTGTAAACTAAGCTGTTTTACTTTTTCCCGATTGCCCTCTATGTTGACCGGCAAAAGTTGTCTTATTGTCTCCACAGCACGGAAAGCCCCTGTTGGCGTGCGGGCAGCTATTACAACATTTTGTTGGTCAATGGTTAGTTTATAACCTTCGTCTTCAGTAATCGCGGCATCGTACTTAAATGAAATTATATTACCAGCGGTTGAGGAGGCCTTCTGCAAAGCAATTCCAAGTCCCTGTTTCATCAGTTTGTTGAACTGCACCACCTCATTGCTGAATTTGCTGTCCGCTGATATACGTGTCGCCGCTGTAATGACAAATGTGCCGCTGCCGGCAGCAAGCGAAGTTGGATAGGGAATGATAGGGTACCGTGCATCCTGTGCTTTCAACGGTCCGTTAATTAAGCAGACGCTAATTATTACAATAGCAGCCTTGTAAAAAGGTATTTTCATCAGTTGGCTATATTGATAAGATGTGGGTTATTACCCGCGGTGTTCCACCCGTCTACGGTTACAGCAAGTTTATTCTTGCCTTTATTTGGGTAATCTATAATTATTTTCTTCTCTTCGCCGGGTAACACGGATATATAATTGTTGTTATAAAACGCAGGCAGTACCCTTTCTTTGGTCCCGGCATCTACCAGCGAAATGCGGTTAAAGAACGATATAACTGCGTTCTGTTTATTATGAAGTGTAACTTCTACCTGGCATGGCTTTACATAGCGTGCCGTTGCGGTCAGTTCGTCTTCCTTCATCTTTTGCAGGCCACTGTAATCGCCGTTTTTGTCAGCCATCCAGTACAAGTTCTCTGATAGTACTTTTTTATCAGTGTCTAACAACTGTAACGACAGGAAAGCGCCTTCTTTTGCAGCCATTTGGTCCATTGCGTTTTTAACGGATAGCACCCGCTTGGTTGATGCGGGTACAATGTCGCAAAAAACCTGCGTTATCAGCTTTTCTTTTCCGGCCATGTCATAAGCCTTTACCACCAGCATCATGTTGCGCATTGGTTTATAACCGTTGTTAGCCAGCGAGATCATGCCATTTACAGGATTGTACATTACATGCAATGGTTCGCTGCCATTGTGAAGGCCGTACAGGCAAGCATTCGGGTCAAGATAATAATCGTACATCTGCCCGCGCATGGCCGTCCACGGGTTTTGTGTTTTCCAGATAATAAAGCCTGTATACCAGTCCCACATATGCGAAGTAAATCCTTCAGCCAAGCCGCGGTATTGGTCGTAGTTTACCAGCTGGGCTTTTTTGGCGAAATCAGCAGCGCTTTTAACTTTTCCGTACTTGTTAATGCTGGTATCATAACCAATGTATTTGTGATAATCCCAAACGCTGTCCGTCTTGCTTTTGCGTGATGACTCGTCATACTCCGGTGCTATCATGTTTTTTGCCGGGATGAAGCGCTTAAGCGATTCATCGTCGTTTATGCCCACTGAACCCACCTCCGAGTTGAAAGGATAAGTTTTAAACTCCCAGAAAACAGATAACGGCTGTATGCCATAAGGGCCATCGCCATTGCCGCCTAAGGTGTTGCGCGACATTTCTTCCGAGTTGGAGTAATCTACAAACCAGCGGGTGTTATCCAGCCTTGGCAAAATGTCTTCTTTAAGCGCTACCAGGATGTCCTCAGGCGGTGTGATCTCGTTGCCGCCGCACCAGATAGCCAAGGAGGCATGATTGCGTACCATCTTGATCTGGTCTTCTGCAGAACGCAGGAACAAGCCATGATCATCGGGGTATTTGCGTCGGGTCCATTGGTCATCCTTTTTCATAGGATCTATCCAGCGGCCATTGCAGTCTCCCGATCCCCATAGGTCCTGGAAAACCAGTATGCCATAGCGGTCGCAAGCGTCATAAAACTCAGGGCGTTCTATCATAGCGCCACCCCAAACGCGTATGAGGTTCAGGTTCATATCACGATGAAAACGTACCTCGGCATCATAACGGAGATCTGACAGGCGCAGCATGGCATCAGATATTACCCAGTTGCCGCCTTTGATAAACACGCGCTGGCCGTTGACAGCAACTTCGCGGCTGCCGGTATGGTCATTCCAACTGGTTTGTATCTCTCGTACGCCAACTTTAATTGTTTGCTGGTCTGACGGCGCTTTACCTGCCGGAGTAAACCTTACTTTAACATTGTATAAGTTTTGCGGGCCATAGCCGTTGGGCCACCAAAGTTTGGGATTTTGCAAGGTGTAGTCCGGCAGTTTGATTGTTGCCGTAGAGTTGGGCTTTAGCGCCACACTTCTGCTGACAACCGTTCCATCGATCTCATAGCTTAAAGTACCGCTTACAATGGCGGAAGTGGGGTTGCTTAGCTCTGTTTCCAGCCTGATAGTGGCCGGTTTTTGTGGGCCTTCCGGTTGCCTGATGCCCGGAACATTGGTGATTACATGTGTGTCGTTAATGCGTATGGCGCCTGTTTTATGTATGGTTACTTTGTCCCATATGCCGGTGTTGCGGTCGCGAACAGGTTGTATCCAGTCCCAACCGGCGGTGTATTGCAGGCCTACGTTGCGCGCAATTGTACCATCGCCCCCCTGGCCGCCATTGGCATTGCCTACAACATCTGGTGGGTGTACCAGTACCGCCAGTTTATTGTTACCGCTTTTACTTAGATATGGCGTGATGTTGAAGGAAAACCGCAGAAACATGCCTTTCTGCACGCCTTTATTAAGCTTATGCCCGTTCAGGAAAATGTCGCAGCTGTAATTAACCCCGCGGAAGTCGAGGTATACCTGGTTGCCTGCAGCAGCAGTTTCCTTAAACTCTTTTACAAACCAATAGGTGTAATAGTCGGCTCCTGTTTTGTAGATGTCAGGAATGTACTCATTGTTCATCCCATAAAATGGGTCAGGGACTTTCTTATTGTTCAGGAGAGTTGTAAGCACTGTTCCTGGAACTGTCGCAGGCATCCAATTGGCTGTGTTTATTGCCGCGGTTGATAACCTGGTTCCGTCAGCACTTACCTCTTTTACCGGCGCGCATTTCCAGCCGGAGTTTAGTTCGTAACCGGATTGGGCTTGGGCACTGTTTGACAAGAAAATTATGGTGATTAAAGAGCTGATTAAAGCACTAAAGTACGTCCCGCGGGTGTTGTTATACATTATGACTAAAAGAGTTTGGAATATTAATAAGACATTTTAAAAACGGCAGCCTGTGTAAGGTTGTTTTTGGCTTGTAAGTTAGCCGGTATCGAAATGTTAACAACCCCGTTAGTTAGCTTCCACTTTAATTTTTGCTTGCTGCCAAGCAGTGTGACAGCTTTTATTTTGCTGATATCTTTTAAGTGCAGCGTAATAGTGGAGGGTAGCTCAACGACATCCCTTGTTGAGCTATAGAATGCATAAAGGGTGTTGTTGTTTAAAGCTTTAGTATAGTATACATTACCTTCGGAATATGGCGCTACAGAAGTAGAGTTGTAAATGCCTTCTCCGTTTATCTTCATCCAGTCACCAATTTGCTGAAGCCGGCTGTAAGCAACCGGATCCCAGTCGCCATCAGGCCCTGGGCCGATATTCATGAGCAGGTTACCACCCCGGGACACTATCTTGATCAGCAGGTTTATTACTTCATTAGCGGTTTTGTATTTGTCTCCCGGCACATAGCTCCAGGAGTTGCCCATGGTGATGCAGCTTTCCCATGGGTGGTCTAGTGGTTCGTTGGGCACCTGCTGTTCAGGGGTAGTATAGTTCTCATACTGCCCGGCTACTGTACGGTCTACCACTATTAAGCCTGGCTGTTTTTGCCTTGCCATAGCAGCTATCCTGGGCATATCTATATCCTGGTTAAAAGTTATTGCTTTTTGCCAGTCTACGGTTGTATCTATCGTGCTTTTGGGGCGTACCCACCCACCATCCAGCCAAAGTATATCTACCTTGCCATAGTCTGTCATTAACTCACCAATTTGGTTGTAGGTAAAGTCTTTAAACTTCTGCCATTTCTCGGGGTGCTTTGCGGGGGCATAATTCACATTGCGGTCTTTCGGCGGGAAGTAAGGCCACCAGTAATCTTCCGAGTGCCAGTCGGGCTTGGAAAAATATGCGCCTATCATAAAGTTATCTTTGGAAAAAGCCTTGAAGATCTCTTTGGTGACGTTGCTTTTAGGGTTTGACGAGAAGGCAGTTTTGGCACTTGTTACCTTATAGTCGGTTTGTTTAGTATCAAACATCGAAAAACCGTCATGGTGTTTGGTGGTAAACACCACATATTTCATTCCTGCATATTTAGCAGCTTTCACCCACTTTTCCGGATCAAATTTCACGGGGTTAAAAGTGGTTTGTAAATTTTCGTAGGCTTTTTTGTAGGTGTTATAATCGGAGCTGTAAGGGCCTTTGCGTTGTGTCCAGCCTTCATCCTCCGGGCAAATGCTCCAGCTTTCTACTACTCCCCATTGGCTGTAAGTTCCCCAATGCATAAATAACCCAAACTTTAGTCCCTGCCATTTTTTTAGGTTAGCTTTTACCAGGGGATCAGTTGGGGCTACATAGCCTTTAGACATTTGATGTTCCTGGGCCAGAGCGTTTCCGGTACAAAAAACCAGCATCAGCAAAAATAAGAATTGAGTTTTTTTCATGATTAGTAGTGAGGGAGCGAACACTGTTATTGACAATCCAGGCGGCTGTTTTGCCTACAAGCAATTTTAAAATATTTTAAAATGTTTAATCTCTTGTTGCTGTTTTTATAAAAGTTAAATAATTTTATCCTTTTTGTTATGGAATTGTTACATTGCATTTTAATTGTACCAAACACATTTAACTGCTGTATATCTTGAAAATAAACAGACCTGATATTTCAGAATTATGGATGCAAGTTTGTTCGACTGATGACCTTAAGGCTTTCGAATACATCTTTCATACACTGAACACCAAGCTGATAAAATTCTGTATATTTTACGTTAAACAAAAAGAAGCTGCAGAGGACATAGTGTCCGATGTGTTTATCAGGTGTTGGGAGGGAAGGAAAAATCTTGCTGATATCACCAGCCTCGAAACATACCTTTTTGTTGCAGTAAAAAACCAGTCGTTAAATTACATAAAAAAATATTCAAGTATCCACCTGGTTCAGGCGGAGGAGTCTGACGGTGTGGAGTTGGTGAATACCAACGACCCTGAAAAGGAACTGGAGCGCAAAGAACTTCATTTTATCCTGGATAGGGCTATTTCGTCTTTACCGCCACAGGCTTGCCTGGTTT is part of the Mucilaginibacter terrenus genome and encodes:
- a CDS encoding glycoside hydrolase family 2 protein, with protein sequence MSNSAQAQSGYELNSGWKCAPVKEVSADGTRLSTAAINTANWMPATVPGTVLTTLLNNKKVPDPFYGMNNEYIPDIYKTGADYYTYWFVKEFKETAAAGNQVYLDFRGVNYSCDIFLNGHKLNKGVQKGMFLRFSFNITPYLSKSGNNKLAVLVHPPDVVGNANGGQGGDGTIARNVGLQYTAGWDWIQPVRDRNTGIWDKVTIHKTGAIRINDTHVITNVPGIRQPEGPQKPATIRLETELSNPTSAIVSGTLSYEIDGTVVSRSVALKPNSTATIKLPDYTLQNPKLWWPNGYGPQNLYNVKVRFTPAGKAPSDQQTIKVGVREIQTSWNDHTGSREVAVNGQRVFIKGGNWVISDAMLRLSDLRYDAEVRFHRDMNLNLIRVWGGAMIERPEFYDACDRYGILVFQDLWGSGDCNGRWIDPMKKDDQWTRRKYPDDHGLFLRSAEDQIKMVRNHASLAIWCGGNEITPPEDILVALKEDILPRLDNTRWFVDYSNSEEMSRNTLGGNGDGPYGIQPLSVFWEFKTYPFNSEVGSVGINDDESLKRFIPAKNMIAPEYDESSRKSKTDSVWDYHKYIGYDTSINKYGKVKSAADFAKKAQLVNYDQYRGLAEGFTSHMWDWYTGFIIWKTQNPWTAMRGQMYDYYLDPNACLYGLHNGSEPLHVMYNPVNGMISLANNGYKPMRNMMLVVKAYDMAGKEKLITQVFCDIVPASTKRVLSVKNAMDQMAAKEGAFLSLQLLDTDKKVLSENLYWMADKNGDYSGLQKMKEDELTATARYVKPCQVEVTLHNKQNAVISFFNRISLVDAGTKERVLPAFYNNNYISVLPGEEKKIIIDYPNKGKNKLAVTVDGWNTAGNNPHLINIAN
- a CDS encoding alpha-L-fucosidase translates to MKKSLLFAALLTAGLNVTAQQAPKPYGVLPTQRQLKWQETDMYCIVHFSMATYTDKEWGFGDEDPAIFNPKNFSAMQIVSAAKAGGFKGIVVVAKHHDGFCLWPTKTTDHNISKSPYKNGKGDILKEYQEACNKLGMKMAVYCSPWDRNNPLYGKPEYVTKVYREQLRELYKNYGPLFMSWHDGANGGDGYYGGTREVRKIDRSTYYGWDTTWGITRKMQPGASIFGDVGPDVRWVGNEEGHAGETYWATYTPHAPEEGKVPANGFVKDYEGTEGTRNGKYWMPAECDVPLRRGWFYHESQDGQSRSAYTLADLYYKSVGRGACLDLGLSPNKDGVIANEDVKILKDFGGIIKATFAVNLAKGAAFKPSNVRGNSAAKFGTTFLTDNSRYSYWATDDKVTTPTLEIDLRTAKTFNVIRIRENIKLGQRIEGAAFDAWINGAWKEIAAVPSIGANRLVRLPYNITTSKLRLRITKSPVAVAISDFGLFKEPVHLVAPVIRRNKQGEVNIYTEAPVSSIHYTTDGSAPTISSNVFNKPFMLTAGGEVRAAAFEGTGKSESTVARFGFAKEKWQAITKADNAAAAIDENESSYVTAPSNTFVVDMGEERNISSFTYLPRQDKNTSGMVTGYTFAVSTDSNTWQDVATGEFSNIKSNPVEQVVPLRAAVKARYIKFTASKLISGEGISIAELGVR
- a CDS encoding RNA polymerase sigma-70 factor — translated: MKINRPDISELWMQVCSTDDLKAFEYIFHTLNTKLIKFCIFYVKQKEAAEDIVSDVFIRCWEGRKNLADITSLETYLFVAVKNQSLNYIKKYSSIHLVQAEESDGVELVNTNDPEKELERKELHFILDRAISSLPPQACLVFRLIKEDGLRYKEVAEILNISPRTVQTQLFRAIKKLSLILVSHQTFAKRLSKKGVIIDAGANVDHQNIS
- a CDS encoding alpha-L-fucosidase — translated: MKKTQFLFLLMLVFCTGNALAQEHQMSKGYVAPTDPLVKANLKKWQGLKFGLFMHWGTYSQWGVVESWSICPEDEGWTQRKGPYSSDYNTYKKAYENLQTTFNPVKFDPEKWVKAAKYAGMKYVVFTTKHHDGFSMFDTKQTDYKVTSAKTAFSSNPKSNVTKEIFKAFSKDNFMIGAYFSKPDWHSEDYWWPYFPPKDRNVNYAPAKHPEKWQKFKDFTYNQIGELMTDYGKVDILWLDGGWVRPKSTIDTTVDWQKAITFNQDIDMPRIAAMARQKQPGLIVVDRTVAGQYENYTTPEQQVPNEPLDHPWESCITMGNSWSYVPGDKYKTANEVINLLIKIVSRGGNLLMNIGPGPDGDWDPVAYSRLQQIGDWMKINGEGIYNSTSVAPYSEGNVYYTKALNNNTLYAFYSSTRDVVELPSTITLHLKDISKIKAVTLLGSKQKLKWKLTNGVVNISIPANLQAKNNLTQAAVFKMSY
- a CDS encoding family 20 glycosylhydrolase gives rise to the protein MKIPFYKAAIVIISVCLINGPLKAQDARYPIIPYPTSLAAGSGTFVITAATRISADSKFSNEVVQFNKLMKQGLGIALQKASSTAGNIISFKYDAAITEDEGYKLTIDQQNVVIAARTPTGAFRAVETIRQLLPVNIEGNREKVKQLSLQSLTITDQPAYAWRGMHLDVSRHFFSINYLRKFIDVMALYKMNKFHLHLTDDQGWRVEIKKYPKLTSEGAWRTFNNQDSACMKLAKDNPDFAIDPKHIIHKNGKTLYGGFYTQQQLKDLVAYAAAKHIDIIPEIDMPGHMMAAINSYPFLTCNGENKFGELFSKPICPANESTYEFAQNVYDEIMAIFPSKYIHIGGDEVDRTDWAKSDAVKAFMAKEGIKDLPGLHSYFINRMEKYFNSKGRKLIGWDEIIEGGISPTAIIMYWRGWVPDAPVKAAKNGNTVIMTPGEPLYFDNQPDQYSVSKVYYFNPIPAKLNAQEAKAIIGAQANLWSERIPTEQRADYMYMPRMTALAERLWTSNTDRYDSYLKRLAIHYKRLDKLNVHYRLPDLPNMVTENVFTDKDTLSIKKPMEEMQLRYTTDGSLPLASSRILNNQLIITAPQTIKVAAFTPSGSRGDIYTLNYKKQPYAAAQNAAATVPGLTATYYKAFFKQTSLISKAKPDSTFTTNTIAVPSSVTAPSFAITYRGYINVPSTGVYTFYLNCDDGGVLKIADRMVVDNDGNHSAIEKNGQVALSKGLQPFSLDFIEGGGGFALGLKYSVNGSAPAPVPSTWFQH